From the genome of Desulfovibrio gilichinskyi, one region includes:
- a CDS encoding periplasmic heavy metal sensor, whose amino-acid sequence MKKKTLIPLAIVFVLSMAAVAMAGGGYHNGYHNGGNWAALNQLAPEKQQLAQEIISKYETTFRTLKNEQWAKRTELDALVNSGKADKATIHAMVKDLSDVREKMFTTHQKMADELEQVTGLVVPGPGNGPRGMGMMQNGNRGMMQNGYGGCGNNQNPNCNPQQGCPRFN is encoded by the coding sequence ATGAAGAAAAAAACTTTGATCCCACTAGCAATTGTATTTGTATTATCGATGGCCGCAGTAGCCATGGCAGGCGGTGGTTACCATAATGGATATCATAATGGAGGCAACTGGGCAGCCTTAAACCAGCTGGCACCTGAAAAACAGCAGTTAGCTCAGGAAATTATTTCTAAATACGAAACGACTTTCCGTACACTCAAAAATGAACAATGGGCTAAACGTACAGAACTTGATGCTCTTGTAAATTCAGGTAAAGCTGACAAAGCGACTATCCACGCAATGGTAAAAGATCTCTCTGATGTAAGAGAAAAAATGTTTACTACTCATCAGAAGATGGCTGATGAACTTGAACAGGTTACAGGGCTTGTTGTCCCCGGACCTGGAAACGGACCAAGAGGCATGGGTATGATGCAGAACGGAAACAGAGGTATGATGCAGAACGGCTACGGAGGCTGTGGCAACAACCAAAATCCAAACTGCAATCCACAGCAGGGATGCCCCCGCTTTAACTAA
- a CDS encoding sigma-54-dependent transcriptional regulator, with product MTTTTKNVLIVDDEPSLRLLIRAVLEDDGWTVHEAVSGEQALEMLPSLTLNTALIDMRMNGMDGMTLLTEIHARVPGLPIIMLTAYGNVGSAVVAMKHGAFDYLTKPADNEELKAVMAKALNYSRLVDENERLRSAVKVTERMIGNSQVMRNVKELIEQAGPSEATILVLGESGTGKELVAEGLHRASHRADKPLIKVNCAALPADLLESELFGYVKGAFTGATTNKPGRFQLASGGTLFLDEIGEMEQVLQAKILRAIQEKIVEPLGSVAPVETDVRIIAATNRDLKAEVEKGTFREDLFYRLSVLEIRIPPLRERPDDIPALVAHLLEKLGQKNNKKVRSVRPSFLDALSRYSWPGNVRELENVLERAIILSRSEVLGTELLPPQVLSSQTYTATKSDPADSAHKSDETSLPRKITSTSLDDAERHALIDALESNQNHRERTADALGISRRTLQYKLKKYGLTRR from the coding sequence ATGACCACGACAACTAAAAATGTACTTATTGTAGACGATGAACCATCGCTCAGACTGCTGATACGGGCGGTGCTTGAGGATGACGGCTGGACTGTGCACGAAGCGGTTTCAGGCGAACAGGCTCTTGAAATGCTTCCGTCTCTTACGCTCAATACCGCCTTGATTGATATGCGGATGAACGGTATGGACGGCATGACTCTGCTCACCGAAATACATGCAAGAGTTCCGGGCCTTCCGATAATTATGCTCACGGCCTATGGCAACGTAGGTTCTGCTGTTGTGGCTATGAAACACGGCGCATTCGACTACCTTACCAAACCGGCTGACAACGAAGAGCTTAAAGCCGTCATGGCAAAAGCTCTCAACTATTCCAGACTTGTGGATGAAAATGAACGTTTAAGATCTGCCGTTAAAGTTACCGAACGTATGATCGGAAACAGTCAGGTGATGAGAAACGTCAAAGAACTCATAGAACAGGCCGGCCCTTCCGAAGCAACCATTCTTGTGCTCGGTGAATCTGGTACAGGTAAAGAACTTGTAGCCGAAGGACTTCACCGCGCAAGCCATAGAGCAGATAAACCGCTCATAAAAGTAAACTGCGCCGCCCTTCCTGCCGATCTTCTTGAAAGCGAACTGTTCGGATATGTAAAAGGAGCCTTCACCGGAGCTACAACCAACAAACCCGGCAGATTTCAACTGGCATCAGGAGGAACCCTGTTCCTAGATGAAATCGGAGAAATGGAACAGGTTCTTCAAGCTAAAATTTTAAGAGCGATTCAGGAAAAAATTGTTGAACCGCTCGGCAGTGTCGCCCCTGTCGAAACTGACGTCCGTATCATTGCAGCTACCAACCGTGACCTTAAAGCCGAAGTTGAAAAAGGAACCTTCAGAGAGGATCTTTTTTACAGATTAAGTGTACTTGAAATACGTATTCCGCCACTTAGAGAAAGACCCGATGATATTCCCGCTCTGGTAGCCCATCTGCTGGAAAAACTGGGGCAGAAAAATAATAAGAAAGTTCGTTCAGTACGCCCATCTTTTCTCGATGCACTAAGCCGTTACAGCTGGCCCGGAAACGTGCGCGAACTCGAAAACGTGCTTGAAAGAGCTATAATCCTGAGCAGGTCAGAAGTGCTCGGAACAGAACTCCTGCCTCCGCAGGTACTGAGTTCACAAACGTATACGGCCACCAAGTCAGATCCAGCCGACTCTGCCCACAAATCAGATGAAACTTCTTTGCCGCGCAAAATAACATCGACATCACTTGATGATGCTGAGCGGCATGCTTTAATAGACGCACTCGAATCCAACCAGAATCATCGTGAAAGAACTGCCGACGCACTTGGGATCAGCAGGCGCACTCTGCAATACAAACTTAAAAAGTACGGTCTCACCAGACGATAA
- a CDS encoding quaternary amine ABC transporter ATP-binding protein has product MEKIRVENLYKIFGPQPGKVIPMLNDGVSKSEIMKKTKHGIGVNNASFSVEEGEIVVVMGLSGSGKSTLVRCINRLIEPTKGHIYIDGIDITTLDKNELRKVRLQKLGMVFQNFALFPHRTVLQNTEYGLEIQGMDPEDRSKKAYEALELVGLKGWEDSLPSQLSGGMQQRVGLARALALDPDVLLMDEAFSALDPLIRRDMQDELINLQDRMKKTILFISHDLDEALKLGDRIVLMKDGEIVQVGTPEDILTNPANDYVRRFVEDVDITKVLTAESVMKRSEAVGYIKADGPRSCLRKMRKNSISSLFILNEDRRLMGVVNAQDCARLVEQESRDLASIICTSCTTTHLSTPAQDLFIIMQDLGHPLAVVDDDNRLKGVIVRGSLIAALAERGGN; this is encoded by the coding sequence ATGGAAAAAATACGAGTAGAAAACCTTTACAAAATCTTTGGCCCGCAGCCGGGAAAAGTCATTCCGATGCTTAATGACGGAGTATCTAAAAGTGAAATTATGAAGAAGACCAAGCACGGTATCGGCGTTAACAACGCCTCCTTTTCAGTCGAAGAGGGAGAGATCGTGGTGGTAATGGGTTTGTCGGGCAGCGGCAAATCAACTCTCGTCAGATGTATAAACAGACTTATCGAACCGACCAAAGGTCATATTTATATCGATGGAATAGACATAACCACTCTGGATAAAAATGAACTTCGTAAAGTAAGACTTCAAAAGCTGGGCATGGTTTTTCAGAACTTCGCACTGTTCCCTCACCGCACAGTACTTCAAAACACAGAATACGGGCTTGAGATTCAAGGGATGGATCCGGAAGATCGCAGCAAAAAAGCATACGAAGCCCTTGAACTTGTCGGCCTTAAAGGATGGGAAGACTCACTGCCGAGTCAACTCTCAGGCGGAATGCAGCAGCGTGTAGGATTAGCCCGCGCTTTAGCCTTAGACCCGGATGTTCTTCTCATGGATGAAGCTTTCAGTGCACTTGACCCGCTCATCCGCCGTGACATGCAGGATGAACTTATCAATCTTCAGGATCGCATGAAAAAAACCATCCTTTTCATCAGTCACGACCTTGATGAAGCTTTAAAACTCGGCGATCGCATCGTGCTTATGAAGGATGGAGAAATAGTACAGGTAGGCACACCGGAAGACATTCTTACCAATCCCGCCAATGATTACGTCAGACGTTTTGTCGAAGATGTAGATATTACTAAAGTACTTACGGCTGAATCTGTAATGAAGCGGAGTGAAGCTGTCGGCTACATCAAAGCTGACGGACCGCGGTCATGCCTTAGGAAAATGCGTAAGAACAGCATATCCAGTCTTTTCATACTCAATGAAGATCGCAGGCTCATGGGAGTAGTCAATGCACAGGATTGCGCGCGTCTTGTCGAACAGGAGAGTCGCGATTTAGCAAGCATCATCTGCACGTCCTGCACAACAACGCACCTGTCAACACCGGCTCAAGATTTATTTATCATAATGCAGGACCTCGGACATCCGCTTGCAGTTGTTGATGACGACAACAGACTTAAAGGCGTGATTGTACGAGGATCGCTTATCGCCGCCTTAGCAGAAAGAGGGGGTAACTAA
- a CDS encoding radical SAM protein, whose protein sequence is MSVKEDFIYYGREEPIAEETGGRLPTALVFPGRKGAALSTLGWQAVYRLLAPEDELAVERFFLGDPGQPSVSMDSDKELSEFPLIGFSINFEEEYLHPVRMLKDSGVPALSSERPGFPLVMAGGPVAFLNPAPIAPFFDLFWVGEAEAGLKDLCLELKRHIYDGGSKNDFLELIKDRPGVYVPAKTSGKVKRALVPPAPCGENDHVPVLSTPAYSCFISPEAVFKDMFLVEVNRGCPYGCRFCAAGYIYRPPRHASLDQLKEIVELADPPKVGLVGTALTDWPDLIPYIEWLKNRKTKFSLSSVRADGLTVELLDILRASGVRTVTLALEGASKRLRDSASKNLNEEDFLRAVELCAAKGVNHLRMYIIVGWPGETDADYEEFASMLEKIDQARSRGQGNKKKQFMRITLGASCLVPKPWTPLQWTAMPSETELKNVLAKVNSLTKKYKGVTFSGDSPFQARLQGILARGNEELHKFIMIAAEEGGWKKAFKYYEGDLEKFIDHNLDKNDPLPWDFIETGINKSYLWREWERYLKGVMTPPCPPEGCAQCKACGMHKWLTDNSDII, encoded by the coding sequence ATGTCTGTAAAAGAGGATTTTATATATTATGGACGTGAAGAACCTATAGCTGAAGAGACTGGTGGACGACTGCCCACGGCCCTGGTCTTCCCCGGCAGAAAAGGTGCTGCTCTTTCCACTTTAGGATGGCAGGCTGTTTATCGCCTGCTGGCTCCTGAAGATGAACTTGCAGTTGAAAGGTTTTTTCTTGGTGATCCGGGACAGCCTTCTGTTTCCATGGACAGTGACAAAGAACTGTCCGAGTTTCCCCTGATCGGCTTCAGCATAAACTTCGAGGAGGAGTATCTCCACCCCGTAAGAATGCTGAAAGATTCGGGCGTTCCGGCTTTATCGTCGGAACGCCCGGGCTTCCCGCTGGTTATGGCCGGAGGTCCGGTTGCATTTTTAAATCCTGCACCGATAGCACCCTTTTTCGATCTTTTCTGGGTAGGAGAAGCCGAAGCGGGACTTAAGGATTTATGCCTCGAACTTAAACGGCATATCTACGACGGCGGAAGCAAGAATGACTTTCTTGAACTTATCAAAGACAGACCTGGAGTATACGTTCCCGCAAAAACGTCAGGCAAGGTCAAAAGAGCTCTTGTTCCTCCTGCTCCTTGTGGAGAGAACGATCACGTTCCTGTTCTGTCAACACCGGCATATTCCTGTTTCATAAGTCCGGAAGCTGTTTTCAAAGACATGTTTCTGGTTGAAGTGAACAGAGGCTGCCCTTACGGGTGCAGGTTCTGCGCGGCAGGGTACATCTATAGACCTCCAAGGCACGCCTCTCTTGACCAGCTTAAAGAGATTGTTGAACTGGCAGATCCTCCCAAAGTGGGTCTAGTAGGAACGGCTCTTACAGACTGGCCTGATCTAATCCCTTATATTGAATGGCTCAAAAACAGAAAAACCAAATTTTCTTTATCCTCAGTCAGAGCTGACGGGTTAACCGTAGAACTGCTCGATATTTTGCGGGCATCCGGCGTCCGCACTGTCACTCTGGCTTTAGAAGGTGCAAGTAAGCGGCTGCGTGACAGTGCAAGCAAGAACCTTAATGAAGAAGACTTCCTGCGCGCGGTAGAACTTTGCGCTGCCAAGGGAGTAAATCATTTACGGATGTATATTATCGTAGGATGGCCCGGTGAAACCGATGCAGATTACGAAGAATTTGCTTCCATGCTTGAGAAGATCGATCAGGCGCGCAGTCGCGGACAAGGTAACAAGAAAAAACAATTCATGCGCATTACCTTAGGCGCCAGTTGCCTCGTACCGAAACCTTGGACTCCGCTTCAGTGGACAGCCATGCCCTCCGAAACAGAACTTAAAAATGTTCTGGCTAAAGTGAACTCACTTACCAAAAAATATAAAGGCGTAACATTCTCAGGCGATTCACCATTTCAAGCAAGACTTCAAGGTATTCTTGCCCGTGGCAATGAAGAATTGCATAAATTTATCATGATAGCCGCTGAAGAAGGCGGCTGGAAAAAAGCTTTCAAATACTACGAAGGCGACCTTGAAAAATTTATTGACCACAATCTGGATAAAAATGATCCCCTGCCGTGGGATTTTATTGAAACAGGTATAAACAAGTCTTACCTGTGGCGCGAATGGGAACGATACCTTAAAGGGGTTATGACTCCTCCATGTCCTCCGGAAGGATGCGCACAATGTAAAGCCTGTGGAATGCACAAATGGCTTACAGATAATTCCGATATTATTTAA
- a CDS encoding ABC transporter permease — translation MVIPRIPVGHTIEIGIDFLVDHLSFATRAFSDVLDTGLRFVQTAMLSLPPLVFILIVGLITWRLTKSKRIGIFSIAGLLLILNMGLWEATLSTIALVIVSTLMALMIGIPTGILAAMNKYVNKTVMPVLDVMQTMPAFVYLIPAIPFFGLGKVAAIFSTVIFAMPPAIRFTCLGIQQVPKELIECSEAFGSTRWQRLIKLELPLATPTIMAGVNQTVMLSLSMVVIAAMIGAKGLGGEVWKAIQRLQMGKGFEAGIGIVIVAIIMDRVLQKIGSKK, via the coding sequence ATGGTCATACCACGCATTCCAGTAGGACACACAATAGAAATCGGTATCGATTTTTTAGTCGATCACTTATCGTTTGCAACCAGAGCCTTTTCCGATGTCCTTGATACCGGTTTAAGATTTGTTCAAACAGCCATGCTGTCTCTTCCTCCTTTGGTATTTATACTCATAGTAGGACTCATCACATGGAGACTGACCAAAAGTAAACGAATCGGCATTTTTTCAATTGCAGGGCTGCTGCTGATTCTGAACATGGGATTATGGGAGGCAACTCTCAGCACTATAGCACTTGTTATTGTCTCAACCCTTATGGCTCTTATGATCGGAATACCCACCGGAATTCTGGCCGCCATGAACAAATACGTAAACAAGACTGTAATGCCTGTGCTTGACGTAATGCAGACCATGCCTGCTTTCGTATACCTCATTCCTGCAATCCCTTTCTTCGGACTGGGTAAAGTTGCTGCAATATTCTCAACTGTTATTTTTGCAATGCCTCCGGCAATCCGGTTCACCTGCCTCGGCATTCAGCAGGTTCCGAAAGAGCTTATTGAATGCTCAGAAGCATTCGGTTCCACACGTTGGCAGAGACTCATCAAACTTGAACTGCCGCTTGCAACTCCTACCATTATGGCCGGAGTAAATCAGACCGTCATGCTCTCGCTGTCCATGGTCGTAATTGCCGCCATGATCGGTGCCAAAGGGCTTGGAGGAGAAGTCTGGAAGGCTATTCAGCGACTCCAGATGGGTAAAGGGTTTGAAGCAGGTATCGGCATTGTTATCGTGGCCATTATTATGGACCGCGTACTCCAGAAAATCGGTTCAAAAAAATAA
- a CDS encoding DUF4405 domain-containing protein, with protein MLRKITSLISFFAIIVLSLTSIILYLVPQGRVAYWADWTFLGLSKDQWGSIHICTGVLFLFASIIHIWLNWKPIIAYLKKKSSTSNFSSAAFFISILLTLYVAIGSLTGLPPMKQVLEFSAYLKTQGEMKYGNPPYGHAELSSLAVFCKRMGLDLDKAVASIKGAEIEIESTAQSIRAIADKAGLTPKELHEIILKDQPEQRTNMNAGGPLNQSGMHQDSGYNNSGSGMGSGMGSGAGSGLGKLTLEEYCERQNLDLNTALGILREKGAVVDKSTTIRDIAGMLNMTSPRQIGILLHP; from the coding sequence ATGCTTAGAAAAATAACATCATTAATCAGTTTCTTTGCGATTATCGTCCTGTCTCTAACAAGTATAATTCTTTATTTAGTACCACAAGGACGCGTTGCATACTGGGCGGACTGGACATTCCTTGGGCTTAGTAAAGACCAATGGGGCTCCATCCATATCTGCACAGGAGTGCTTTTTCTTTTTGCTTCAATCATCCATATCTGGCTTAACTGGAAACCCATTATTGCATATCTTAAGAAAAAATCCTCCACATCAAATTTCTCATCAGCAGCATTTTTTATCAGCATTCTTCTCACCCTGTATGTTGCAATAGGATCATTAACAGGGCTTCCACCTATGAAGCAGGTTCTTGAATTTTCTGCTTACCTTAAAACTCAAGGCGAAATGAAATATGGCAATCCTCCGTATGGACATGCCGAACTCAGTTCTCTTGCCGTATTCTGCAAACGCATGGGACTTGATCTTGATAAGGCTGTGGCCTCAATTAAAGGGGCGGAGATAGAAATTGAATCTACAGCGCAATCAATCAGAGCTATTGCGGACAAAGCCGGACTTACCCCCAAAGAACTCCACGAAATTATTTTAAAGGATCAGCCTGAGCAAAGAACCAACATGAACGCAGGCGGGCCGCTTAATCAATCCGGCATGCACCAAGACTCAGGTTACAACAACAGCGGAAGCGGCATGGGCAGCGGAATGGGAAGCGGCGCGGGAAGCGGACTCGGCAAATTGACACTCGAAGAATATTGCGAGAGACAAAATCTTGATCTCAATACTGCTCTTGGAATACTTAGAGAAAAAGGTGCTGTTGTTGACAAGTCCACAACCATCCGTGACATTGCAGGCATGTTGAATATGACATCACCTCGTCAAATTGGAATACTTTTACACCCTTAA
- a CDS encoding HDOD domain-containing protein, whose amino-acid sequence MTREINIPEQTLQTATALMENRFAHADRSKPVLGTLFDLGVAHVARDLVEHPELYREAAPLPMPTDCFEPIDPISLISSEIKLPSLPQVFLEMRRVINDPASSATDLARVISRDTALTAFLLRMVNSAFYNFPSKIDTISRAVAVIGTKQLSTLALGTSVMDMFKDIPADILDLELFWRHSFACGIIASQLSKMFKKGTPERCFVAGLLHDIGRPVFMMTMPERAIAATAISRNKKDLMFKSERIVAGFDHAELGGVLLRKWNLPFSLVTSVLYHHNPEKAVKSPEALYVYFANIIAKTLGIGGSGDFFIQDINNQRWEENGLTPEKLLELSSDLTSTLDDAFAILTTMAA is encoded by the coding sequence ATGACCCGAGAGATCAATATCCCTGAACAGACACTTCAGACTGCTACAGCCCTGATGGAAAACCGCTTTGCTCATGCCGACAGAAGCAAGCCGGTACTAGGCACTCTCTTTGATCTCGGGGTTGCACACGTTGCGCGCGACCTAGTTGAACACCCTGAACTTTATAGAGAAGCTGCCCCCTTACCAATGCCGACAGATTGCTTTGAACCGATTGACCCTATATCCCTTATAAGTTCTGAAATAAAACTTCCGTCTCTTCCGCAAGTCTTTCTTGAAATGAGGCGGGTTATTAACGATCCGGCCAGTTCTGCAACGGATCTTGCAAGAGTCATATCACGGGACACCGCTTTGACGGCTTTTCTTTTACGTATGGTCAACAGCGCATTTTACAACTTTCCATCCAAAATAGACACTATTTCACGAGCAGTTGCCGTTATCGGCACAAAACAGCTTTCAACACTTGCGCTCGGCACATCCGTCATGGATATGTTCAAGGACATCCCTGCTGATATACTTGATCTTGAACTCTTTTGGAGACACAGTTTCGCCTGCGGAATTATAGCCAGCCAGCTATCTAAAATGTTTAAAAAAGGTACCCCTGAACGGTGTTTTGTTGCAGGTCTTCTGCACGATATAGGCAGGCCCGTATTCATGATGACTATGCCGGAACGGGCAATTGCCGCAACCGCCATATCAAGAAACAAAAAAGACCTGATGTTTAAGTCCGAAAGGATTGTGGCCGGATTCGACCATGCTGAGCTGGGCGGGGTGCTGCTGCGCAAATGGAACCTGCCTTTCTCACTTGTCACATCTGTTCTGTACCATCATAATCCGGAAAAAGCGGTTAAATCACCTGAAGCTCTATATGTCTACTTCGCCAATATTATTGCTAAAACACTCGGCATAGGCGGCAGCGGAGACTTTTTTATACAGGACATTAACAACCAAAGATGGGA
- a CDS encoding two-component system sensor histidine kinase NtrB, producing the protein MELSSQRSQRLPLALALLALLLLGAGSLYLTWQNLRQMQQTVFEHMLLSAKSITRGLDIQLADGMRRMRWQGMHNQQARENLVPAARELFQEMVAQGDLLFIGLYGPDDNPLVVVGQKDASTTFTPPTPIFNMIRSLNEASTPVVINGKAALLYGTQGQPHLLRLYGQKHNRFLPPQEQQTYILLGLSAEKHLAQFKQYRRAALMQTGYIFLAGFVLWLLAVAYFQRREEDKQIIKLERFQTNLLDNMPDGLLTLSPDETILAANGSAHSLMDSPEGKSLAGLSWKTFSFESIQKFRRGDVLWEHVKLNGKNLELIFFPYFESSEEHRTMVIIRDRTDIAELEDDLNEARRLASIGSLAAGVAHEIRNPLSSLRGFAQLFADKLKDEKPYGTYARTMLEEADRLNRVVTDLLYLSKPHELDQQSVDLNDLCESMNTLLGFDLEHKGAILDHNLETHEVYADPDGIRQVLLNLLVNSLDAVPEGEGQIFINAKGNDHGVWISVCDNGPGMPEDVRKHALEPFFTDKPKGTGLGLAIVNTIMRGHSGRVTIPSSAATGTCVELFFPSIRNEGS; encoded by the coding sequence ATGGAATTAAGCTCACAAAGATCACAAAGATTGCCGCTGGCTTTAGCTCTTCTGGCTCTGCTGCTGCTCGGCGCAGGTTCTCTCTACCTTACGTGGCAAAACCTGCGCCAGATGCAGCAGACTGTGTTTGAGCATATGCTTCTTTCAGCAAAGTCCATTACCCGCGGGCTTGATATTCAACTTGCGGACGGAATGCGCAGAATGCGCTGGCAGGGAATGCATAATCAGCAAGCTCGTGAAAATCTTGTTCCGGCGGCAAGAGAACTTTTTCAGGAAATGGTCGCACAGGGCGATCTGCTTTTTATCGGACTGTACGGCCCGGATGACAACCCCTTAGTCGTGGTAGGACAAAAAGATGCATCCACCACGTTCACTCCCCCCACGCCTATTTTCAACATGATCCGCTCGCTCAATGAAGCAAGCACTCCGGTTGTTATCAACGGAAAAGCAGCCCTGCTTTATGGTACGCAAGGGCAGCCTCATCTACTAAGACTCTATGGACAGAAACATAACAGATTTCTTCCGCCTCAAGAACAGCAAACCTATATTCTGCTCGGGTTAAGTGCAGAAAAACATCTTGCACAATTTAAACAGTACAGGCGAGCAGCCCTTATGCAGACCGGCTATATTTTCCTCGCCGGATTTGTCTTATGGTTACTTGCAGTCGCCTATTTTCAACGCAGAGAAGAAGACAAGCAAATTATTAAACTCGAAAGATTTCAGACAAATCTTCTCGATAATATGCCTGACGGACTGCTGACCCTTTCACCGGATGAAACAATTTTAGCAGCTAACGGCTCAGCACACTCCCTGATGGACAGCCCGGAAGGAAAATCCCTTGCAGGACTAAGCTGGAAGACCTTCTCCTTTGAATCTATTCAAAAATTCAGGCGCGGTGATGTCTTATGGGAACATGTAAAACTCAATGGAAAGAATCTGGAATTAATTTTCTTTCCATACTTTGAAAGTTCCGAAGAGCACAGAACAATGGTTATCATCAGAGACAGGACAGATATAGCCGAACTTGAAGACGACCTTAATGAAGCAAGAAGACTCGCATCCATAGGATCACTGGCAGCGGGGGTCGCCCATGAGATACGCAATCCGCTCAGCTCATTACGCGGATTTGCTCAGCTATTTGCCGATAAACTGAAAGACGAGAAGCCTTACGGAACTTACGCCAGAACCATGCTGGAAGAAGCCGACCGTCTAAACAGAGTTGTTACCGACCTGTTATATCTATCAAAACCTCATGAGCTGGATCAGCAATCCGTTGATTTAAATGATCTGTGTGAATCCATGAACACCCTGCTTGGATTCGATCTGGAGCACAAAGGGGCCATACTTGACCACAACCTTGAAACGCATGAAGTTTATGCAGACCCGGATGGAATCCGTCAGGTTCTTTTAAACCTTCTGGTAAACAGTCTGGATGCTGTGCCTGAAGGAGAAGGACAGATATTTATCAATGCGAAGGGCAATGATCACGGGGTATGGATAAGTGTCTGCGACAACGGTCCAGGTATGCCTGAAGATGTCCGCAAGCATGCTCTTGAACCTTTCTTCACAGATAAACCGAAAGGGACCGGACTCGGGCTTGCCATAGTCAACACAATCATGCGCGGCCACAGCGGCAGGGTAACAATACCTTCCTCAGCTGCAACAGGGACGTGCGTAGAACTTTTCTTTCCCAGTATTCGCAATGAAGGATCATAA
- a CDS encoding glycine betaine ABC transporter substrate-binding protein translates to MKKILVLLMAALLIASLSATAFAGDKKVKLAYVEWDCATATTNVIKAVLHERMGYDVEILPVAAAIMWQAVATGDVDAMATAWLPITHADYLKKVEKDVVNLGPIVSGAKLGWAVPSYVTVDSIADLNKHADKFNNKIIGIDLGSGLMTLSEKAMKDYDLKDFELMGGSGATMTASLSNAIKRKEWIVVTAWSPHWLFGRWDMKYLKDPKGSLGGEETINTIVRKGLKEDKPEVYAFLDKFAWKDANQLQKVMAWNQEEGADPYENAKRFIKENKEQVDSWLK, encoded by the coding sequence ATGAAAAAGATTCTGGTACTGCTTATGGCAGCCCTTCTTATCGCTTCACTAAGCGCAACAGCTTTTGCCGGCGATAAAAAAGTCAAACTGGCTTATGTTGAATGGGACTGCGCAACGGCCACCACAAATGTAATCAAAGCCGTCCTGCATGAACGCATGGGATATGACGTTGAAATCCTTCCTGTCGCGGCTGCAATTATGTGGCAGGCTGTAGCGACAGGAGACGTTGATGCAATGGCAACTGCATGGTTACCGATTACACACGCAGATTATCTTAAAAAAGTAGAAAAAGATGTCGTCAACCTCGGTCCTATTGTCTCCGGCGCAAAACTCGGATGGGCTGTTCCAAGTTACGTAACAGTCGACTCAATTGCCGACCTCAATAAACACGCAGACAAATTTAATAACAAGATCATCGGTATTGATCTCGGTTCCGGCCTTATGACCCTTTCTGAAAAGGCTATGAAGGATTATGACTTAAAAGACTTTGAGCTCATGGGAGGCTCGGGCGCAACCATGACAGCAAGTCTTAGCAACGCAATTAAACGCAAAGAATGGATAGTTGTTACCGCATGGTCTCCTCATTGGCTTTTCGGTCGCTGGGATATGAAATATCTGAAAGATCCTAAAGGATCTCTCGGCGGGGAAGAAACTATTAACACCATAGTCCGTAAAGGGCTGAAAGAAGATAAGCCTGAAGTATATGCTTTCCTTGATAAATTTGCATGGAAAGATGCCAACCAGCTTCAAAAAGTAATGGCTTGGAATCAGGAAGAAGGCGCAGATCCTTACGAAAACGCTAAGCGTTTTATCAAAGAAAACAAAGAACAAGTCGACTCTTGGCTTAAATAG